A region from the Inhella inkyongensis genome encodes:
- the meaB gene encoding methylmalonyl Co-A mutase-associated GTPase MeaB, with product MSLSVQAVRALREGAPAARRRALAKAITLLESSLPAHRAQADALLTEALPFSGGAIRVGISGVPGVGKSSFLEALGLHLVQQGHTVAVLAVDPSSSVSGGSILGDKTRMEKLAIEPQAFIRPSPSRGTLGGVASHTREVMRLCEAAGFDVVLVETVGVGQSEVAVAGMTDCFALLQLPNAGDDLQALKKGVMELADLIFINKADLDPNAATRARAQIVSSLRLHNQAHGAQWLPEVLQGSALNGQGVAEFWAAVLRHQAHQKDGGQFEARRHAQDLDWLQERIEEGLHQAFAAHPAVARRWPQLKDDVRGGRMAASTAARALLNDFLGVKTHG from the coding sequence GTGAGCCTGAGCGTGCAGGCTGTACGGGCCTTACGCGAGGGCGCGCCCGCCGCACGGCGGCGGGCCCTGGCCAAGGCCATCACCCTGCTGGAATCGAGCCTGCCCGCGCATCGCGCCCAGGCCGATGCGCTGCTGACCGAGGCGCTGCCGTTTAGCGGTGGGGCCATCCGCGTCGGCATTTCAGGCGTCCCGGGGGTGGGGAAGAGCAGTTTTCTGGAGGCCCTGGGCCTGCACCTGGTGCAACAGGGCCACACGGTGGCCGTGCTGGCGGTGGACCCGAGCAGTTCAGTCTCCGGCGGGTCCATCTTGGGCGACAAGACCCGGATGGAGAAGCTGGCCATCGAGCCCCAGGCCTTCATCCGCCCCAGCCCCAGCCGCGGCACCTTGGGCGGCGTGGCCTCCCACACACGGGAAGTGATGCGCCTGTGCGAGGCGGCAGGTTTTGATGTGGTGCTGGTCGAGACCGTGGGCGTGGGCCAGAGCGAGGTGGCGGTGGCGGGCATGACGGATTGCTTCGCGCTCTTGCAATTGCCCAACGCTGGCGACGACCTGCAGGCGCTGAAAAAAGGCGTGATGGAACTGGCCGATCTGATCTTCATCAACAAGGCCGATCTGGACCCCAATGCGGCGACGCGCGCGCGGGCGCAGATCGTGTCGTCTTTGCGGCTGCACAACCAGGCCCATGGCGCGCAATGGCTGCCCGAGGTGCTGCAGGGCAGCGCTTTGAATGGCCAGGGCGTGGCCGAATTCTGGGCGGCGGTGCTGCGCCATCAAGCCCATCAAAAGGACGGTGGCCAGTTCGAGGCCCGGCGCCATGCGCAGGACCTGGACTGGCTGCAGGAGCGCATCGAAGAGGGGCTGCACCAGGCCTTTGCCGCCCACCCGGCGGTGGCCCGTCGCTGGCCGCAGCTGAAGGACGACGTCCGAGGCGGCCGCATGGCCGCCTCCACCGCAGCGCGCGCGCTGCTCAATGATTTCTTAGGAGTGAAGACCCATGGATGA
- a CDS encoding acyl-CoA carboxylase subunit beta, producing MDDIQKMLESKRAAARLGGGEKRIAAQHGKGKLTARERLELLFDEGSFEEWDMFVQHRCVDFGMDANHIPGDGVVTGYGTINGRLAFAYSQDFTVFGGALSEAHAEKICKVMDQAMKVGAPVIGLNDSGGARIQEGVASLGGYAEVFQRNVLASGVIPQISLIMGPSAGGAVYSPAITDFIFMVKDSSYMFVTGPEVVKTVTHEEVTAEELGGASTHTSKSGVADLAFENDVEALLMLRRFFNYLPLSNREKPPVRPSGDPANRCDASLDTLVPANPNQPYDIKELITKVVDDGDFFELQPEYAKNIVTGFARMEGATVGIVANQPLVLAGCLDIKSSIKAARFVRFCDAFHIPVVTFVDVPGFMPGTSQEYGGIIKHGAKLLYAYAECTVPKITVITRKAYGGAYDVMASKHLRGDVNFAWPNAEIAVMGAKGAVEIIFREDKGDPEKLAAREAEYKARFANPFVAAERGYIDDVIQPHETRQRICRSLKMLKDKKLENPWRKHGNIPL from the coding sequence ATGGATGACATCCAGAAGATGCTGGAATCCAAGCGCGCTGCGGCGCGCCTGGGCGGCGGCGAGAAGCGCATTGCGGCCCAGCATGGAAAGGGCAAGCTGACCGCCCGCGAGCGCCTGGAGCTGCTGTTCGATGAGGGCAGCTTCGAGGAATGGGACATGTTCGTGCAGCACCGCTGCGTGGACTTCGGCATGGATGCCAACCACATTCCTGGCGACGGCGTGGTCACCGGCTACGGCACCATCAATGGCCGCCTGGCCTTTGCCTACAGCCAGGACTTCACCGTGTTTGGTGGCGCCCTGTCCGAGGCCCATGCCGAGAAGATCTGCAAGGTGATGGATCAGGCCATGAAGGTCGGCGCGCCGGTCATCGGCTTGAACGATTCGGGCGGCGCGCGCATCCAGGAAGGCGTGGCCTCTCTGGGCGGCTATGCCGAGGTGTTCCAGCGCAATGTGCTGGCCAGCGGCGTGATCCCGCAGATCAGCCTGATCATGGGTCCGAGCGCTGGCGGCGCGGTGTATAGCCCGGCCATCACCGACTTCATCTTCATGGTGAAGGACAGCAGCTATATGTTCGTCACCGGCCCCGAGGTGGTGAAGACGGTGACGCACGAAGAGGTGACGGCCGAGGAGCTCGGTGGCGCCAGCACCCACACCAGCAAGAGCGGGGTGGCGGATCTGGCCTTTGAGAACGACGTTGAGGCGCTTTTGATGCTGCGCCGCTTTTTCAACTACCTGCCGCTCTCCAATCGCGAAAAGCCGCCGGTGCGCCCGAGTGGGGATCCGGCCAATCGCTGCGATGCCTCGCTCGATACCCTGGTGCCCGCCAACCCGAATCAGCCCTATGACATCAAGGAGCTGATCACCAAGGTGGTGGACGACGGCGATTTCTTCGAACTGCAGCCCGAGTACGCCAAGAACATCGTCACCGGTTTTGCGCGCATGGAGGGCGCGACGGTGGGCATCGTGGCCAACCAGCCGCTCGTCCTGGCCGGCTGTTTGGACATCAAGAGCTCCATCAAGGCGGCGCGCTTCGTGCGCTTTTGCGATGCCTTCCACATCCCGGTGGTGACCTTTGTGGACGTGCCGGGCTTCATGCCGGGCACTTCGCAAGAGTACGGCGGCATCATCAAGCACGGTGCGAAGCTGCTCTACGCCTACGCCGAATGCACGGTGCCCAAGATCACCGTGATCACCCGCAAGGCCTATGGCGGCGCCTATGACGTGATGGCCTCCAAGCACCTGCGCGGCGATGTGAACTTCGCCTGGCCCAATGCCGAGATTGCGGTGATGGGTGCCAAGGGCGCGGTGGAGATCATCTTCCGCGAGGACAAGGGCGACCCCGAGAAACTGGCTGCGCGCGAGGCCGAGTACAAGGCCCGCTTCGCCAACCCCTTTGTCGCGGCCGAACGTGGCTATATCGACGATGTGATCCAGCCGCACGAGACGCGGCAGCGCATCTGCCGTTCGCTCAAGATGCTCAAAGACAAAAAGCTCGAAAACCCATGGCGCAAGCACGGCAACATCCCGCTTTGA